A section of the Ignavibacteria bacterium genome encodes:
- a CDS encoding YafY family transcriptional regulator, whose product MRIDRMLGIVVLLLNRNKITAKELSRRFEVSVRTVYRDIEAINMAGIPIISFPGSKGGLGIMENYRLNGQVLSLDDMGSIISTLRNVNRTLGNTDLEAVSEKILNLIPKDKIDYVKRQPEEFCIDLIPWSFRDKYKDFIKILQCAISESRVTKFFYRNTRGEAMTRIVEPMTLVFKGYAWYLFAFCRNRSDYRIFKLSRIEGIDVLPERFTRKDVTYHEAMKSQTPPKNLVNITLKFSPLMRPQVEEFFEGSIVKTLDDGSFIASVTFPEDEWVYTTILSFGEYAEVLEPVHIKEKLREKIKKMSLVYNADMMLSQH is encoded by the coding sequence ATGCGAATAGACAGAATGCTCGGCATAGTGGTACTGCTGTTAAACAGAAACAAAATTACGGCAAAGGAACTCTCCAGGCGCTTTGAGGTTTCGGTAAGGACAGTCTACCGCGATATTGAGGCGATTAACATGGCGGGCATTCCAATTATATCTTTCCCGGGCAGCAAGGGCGGGCTTGGAATAATGGAGAACTACCGCTTAAACGGACAGGTATTGTCGCTTGACGATATGGGCTCTATTATCTCCACCTTAAGAAACGTAAACAGGACGCTCGGCAATACGGATCTTGAGGCCGTATCGGAGAAAATCCTGAACCTGATACCAAAAGACAAAATTGATTATGTAAAACGTCAGCCGGAGGAGTTCTGCATCGATTTAATTCCATGGAGTTTCAGGGACAAGTATAAAGATTTTATAAAAATCCTCCAGTGCGCCATTTCTGAAAGCCGCGTTACAAAATTCTTTTACAGAAACACACGCGGTGAGGCAATGACAAGGATAGTGGAACCCATGACGCTTGTGTTTAAGGGTTATGCATGGTACCTCTTTGCCTTCTGCCGCAATCGCAGTGACTACAGGATATTCAAACTTTCAAGAATTGAAGGGATTGATGTTCTGCCAGAAAGATTTACGCGCAAAGATGTCACCTACCATGAAGCTATGAAGTCACAGACCCCGCCAAAGAACCTGGTTAATATTACACTGAAATTTTCTCCTCTAATGAGGCCTCAGGTTGAAGAGTTTTTTGAGGGAAGCATTGTAAAGACACTTGATGACGGGAGCTTTATTGCATCGGTCACATTTCCTGAGGACGAATGGGTATATACGACGATTTTGAGCTTTGGGGAGTATGCAGAAGTCCTGGAACCCGTGCATATAAAGGAAAAGCTCCGGGAAAAAATAAAAAAAATGTCTCTTGTGTACAATGCTGACATGATGCTGTCACAGCACTAG
- a CDS encoding DUF3788 domain-containing protein, producing the protein MEAPVLRDQSVFPTEEIIFSQIGKSGVLWNALFEYIHKTYPDLEEQWRYYKDGKSWLLKVIRKTKTIFWLSVIEGTFRVTFYFTDRAEEAILESSISEELKKMFTEGKHYNKIRGITIIFSRKKDVEDAKALIQIKLTVK; encoded by the coding sequence ATGGAGGCACCGGTTCTAAGAGATCAAAGCGTATTCCCGACTGAAGAAATAATATTTTCTCAAATCGGGAAATCGGGCGTGCTTTGGAATGCCCTGTTCGAATATATCCACAAAACCTATCCCGACCTGGAAGAGCAGTGGCGGTATTACAAAGATGGGAAAAGCTGGCTTTTGAAGGTCATCCGAAAGACCAAAACCATCTTCTGGCTTTCAGTAATTGAAGGCACTTTCCGGGTAACCTTCTATTTTACCGACAGGGCCGAAGAGGCAATCTTAGAAAGCTCCATTTCCGAAGAATTAAAAAAGATGTTTACCGAAGGAAAACACTACAATAAAATCCGGGGCATTACAATAATCTTCAGCCGCAAAAAAGACGTTGAGGATGCAAAGGCATTAATTCAGATAAAGCTGACTGTGAAATAA
- a CDS encoding type II toxin-antitoxin system HicB family antitoxin, with protein sequence MSRRFNIIIENDEFGFYGYCPELEGCQTQGGTLDETLRNMKEAIELYLETLSEEEKAGILSKDIILASYEVKVA encoded by the coding sequence ATGTCACGCAGATTTAATATAATCATTGAAAATGACGAGTTCGGTTTTTATGGCTATTGTCCTGAACTGGAAGGCTGCCAGACGCAGGGCGGTACTCTGGATGAGACACTTCGTAATATGAAAGAGGCGATTGAACTATACCTGGAGACGCTTAGTGAGGAAGAGAAAGCTGGAATTTTAAGTAAAGACATCATTCTTGCCAGTTACGAGGTAAAAGTTGCCTAA
- a CDS encoding addiction module toxin, HicA family: MPKQQRLNAQEAEKLLLQAGFVHIRSKGSHRIYIKDKKRIIIPFHAAQILHPKIVSQVLKAIEE, from the coding sequence TTGCCTAAGCAGCAGAGGTTAAATGCTCAGGAAGCAGAAAAACTGCTATTACAGGCAGGTTTTGTCCATATAAGATCAAAAGGGAGTCATAGAATCTATATCAAAGATAAGAAGCGAATTATAATCCCATTTCATGCCGCTCAAATACTACATCCCAAAATAGTAAGTCAGGTACTCAAGGCCATAGAAGAATAA